The genome window ACAGGTTCATGATGGCGAGCAGCAGGTACAGCCAGCCCAGTCCGTTGATGACGGTAAGGGTCAGGTTGGGATGCGTTTCCATGAGTCTTCCGGATCGAACGATCCACCCCGCTTCATCCGAGAGACGAAACGGGATGGGACAAAATCGACTCGCGCCGCCACCAATCGCCTTTGCAGAGAGTCCGGCCTGGCCGGACCCTCCCTCCTCGACGCCTACAACGGCTGACTGATCCCGCCGTCCTTGCGGACTCGCCAGAAGTGGATCGCAATCAGGAGCGATACCACGACCGGAATGGCCACGCAGTGCAGGATGTAGAACCGGTTCAGCGTCTCCTCACCGACGGTGCGGGCCCCCAGGAGGAGGAACCGCGCGTCGCTGGCGTTCGTGATCAGGTCGTAGCCTCCAATGTTCAGCAATTGGAAGCCGGGGCCTTCATGTCCCAGGAAAGGATGGGCGCGGGCCATGTTCGAACCGACGGTGATGGCCCAGATCGCCAGCTGGTCCCACGGCAGCAGGTAGCCCGTGAAGGACAACAGCAATGTCAGAACCAACAACAGGACCCCGATGACCCAGTTGAACTCCCGCGGAGGTTTATAACTCCCCGTCAGGAACACCCGGTACATGTGGAGCCACACCGTGATCACCATGGCGTGGGCGCCCCAGCGGTGGATTTCCCGCATGATGCCGAGCGTGGTGACGTCGCGGAGGGCCCGGATGTCCGTGAACGCCCACTCAAGAGTTGGGCGGTAATAGAACATCAGAAGGACGCCGGTCAGGCTTTCGACCAGGAACAGGAAGAAGGTGACTCCTCCCATGCACCAGGTGTAGGAGAGGGCGATCCCCCCCTTCTGCACCGAGACCGGATGGAGGTGCAGGAAGAAGTTGGTCAGCACGACCACCATCCGGTTACGCCGATCGTACGGCGCCGGGTGGCGGAAGATGCTTTTCCAGATTTGTGACTGACGAATGTACTCGCCGACAGACATCACTGTCCCTTCGGAGACCGAGGCGTTGAACAACCGAAGCCGTGAAGACGAACGACGTGACTACCGAGACATCAGGCGATGCGAACGAACGATTTGGGATCCTGCCACTGACCGAGCTCGTCCTGGAACTTGACACTCTTGTCGACTTCCAGCTGTCCGTCGGGCGACAGGCTTAGACCGACGCGTTCCAGCGGCCGGGGGGCGGGCCCTTCGAAGTTCACACCCGTGATGTAGAAGCCCGAGCCGTGGCACGGGCATTTGAATTTCTGTTCCGCTTCGAGCCAGCTGGGCGTGCAGCCGAGGTGCGTGCAGACCGATGAGAGGGCGTAGATCGCGGGAGCCCCGTCGAACTCTGTGTTGACGATGTAGACGCCGCGGGACGGCTTGAACTTCTCGGAGACCTTGCCGTACGGATAGTCCGACGGCGGCCCGATCTTGAACCGGGAGGGGAGTTCGAGGACCGTGTTCGGCATCATGAACCGGGCGATCGCCAGCGACCAGACGCCGCCGATCGCCGCGAGGACGGTCCATGCCAGATAGTAGGGAACGGCAATGGCCGCGAGCATGGCGGCGGGGAAGCTCCGCCGCGTGACCGGAGCGGCGTCTTTCTTGCCCGGAGCCCCCTTGGCGGGAAGCTTGGGCTTGGCAGGGGCGGCTGCGGTGGCGACCGCGCCAGCGGCTGCCGGCGTGGCTTCGGCCTGCTTGACCGCCTTCAGCATGTCTTGAACGGAGGGACGGTCTCCAGATGCGGCGGCAGCAGCGGCCGCCGGTTTGGCTGCGGCGGGCTTTGCTGCGGGGGCGGCGGCAGCCGGAGTTGCGGCCGCGGGGGCGGCGCCTCCAGCGGCGGCCTTGTTGGCCCGGATGGCGGCCATGATCTCGGCCGGAGACTTGGGCTTGTCAGCAGGGGCCGCAGCCGGAGGACTCGGGGCGGCGGCTGGCGCAGGTGCGGATTCCGCGGCGGCCGGGGCCGCCTCCGCAGCGGCGGGAGCGGGCGTTTCGGGCGGAGGAGCCGCTCCTCCTGCGCCGGCTTTGGCAGCCCGAATTTTGGCCAGGATGTCCGCTGGTGATGGTTTCTGATCGGCCATATCGAGATGGGAGCGGCTGGGCTGGTGGAATGTGTACGGCGACGGGACTCGCTTTGAGAGCGCTCTGCTGGACGGGGCCCACGGCAGACGCTCCTCCTGCCGGAGGCCGGCTTCCGCGAGGCAGAACACTGCACACTATTCGATCACTGCTTCATCGAATGATGGCGGGCGGATTCCGGAGCGGCAATCGAGCCGTTTCAACGCCCGTTGATTTCTCACGATCAGGAAGCGCAAGCCTTTCCGGTTCTCGCCTCAGCGACGAAAGGGTGAGCGCTGAGGGCTGGGCGTTTCGAGTTGAAGGAATGAACGGGCGTGATCAGGGGACTGACGTCCCCCGCTCGCCCTACGCTCGTTTGTAGAACGGGAGCGAGACCACCTTGGCCTCTTCGTGGGTTCCGCGGATGTCGATCTGGAGCGTCGTGCCGGGTGCCGACAGCTCGGTCGGGACGTAGCCCATGGCGATCGAGACCCCCAGCGTCGGCGACTTCGTACCGCTGGTCACGTCGCCGACGGGCTCTCCGTTGTGGACGATCGGCATCTTTTCCCGCGGGATCCGCGGCGTCGCGAGGCGCAGGCCGACACGGGTCTTGCCAGTCGGGTGGGACTGGATCTGCTGAAGCGCTCCCTTGCTGATAAAGTCCGCGGGTTTCTTGATTTTCACAGCGAAGGCGAGTCCCGCCGTCAGCGGATCGATCTCCTCACTGAGTTCGTGGCCA of Planctomyces sp. SH-PL14 contains these proteins:
- a CDS encoding cytochrome b N-terminal domain-containing protein, giving the protein MSVGEYIRQSQIWKSIFRHPAPYDRRNRMVVVLTNFFLHLHPVSVQKGGIALSYTWCMGGVTFFLFLVESLTGVLLMFYYRPTLEWAFTDIRALRDVTTLGIMREIHRWGAHAMVITVWLHMYRVFLTGSYKPPREFNWVIGVLLLVLTLLLSFTGYLLPWDQLAIWAITVGSNMARAHPFLGHEGPGFQLLNIGGYDLITNASDARFLLLGARTVGEETLNRFYILHCVAIPVVVSLLIAIHFWRVRKDGGISQPL
- a CDS encoding ubiquinol-cytochrome c reductase iron-sulfur subunit, translating into MADQKPSPADILAKIRAAKAGAGGAAPPPETPAPAAAEAAPAAAESAPAPAAAPSPPAAAPADKPKSPAEIMAAIRANKAAAGGAAPAAATPAAAAPAAKPAAAKPAAAAAAASGDRPSVQDMLKAVKQAEATPAAAGAVATAAAPAKPKLPAKGAPGKKDAAPVTRRSFPAAMLAAIAVPYYLAWTVLAAIGGVWSLAIARFMMPNTVLELPSRFKIGPPSDYPYGKVSEKFKPSRGVYIVNTEFDGAPAIYALSSVCTHLGCTPSWLEAEQKFKCPCHGSGFYITGVNFEGPAPRPLERVGLSLSPDGQLEVDKSVKFQDELGQWQDPKSFVRIA